The following coding sequences lie in one Apium graveolens cultivar Ventura chromosome 3, ASM990537v1, whole genome shotgun sequence genomic window:
- the LOC141712586 gene encoding 11 kDa late embryogenesis abundant protein has product MQSAKNAAASAKETAANVAASAKSGMEKTKATVQEKGERMTAHDPIEKDMATQKKEERIHQAEWNKQEAKELNAANKQATAATGTGTGTHSYSTTGVTGQPTGTHQMSALPGHGTGHPTGQVVEGVVGSHPIGTNTTAGHNTRVGGGATDYGTGGAYR; this is encoded by the exons ATGCAGAGTGCAAAGAACGCAGCAGCATCGGCCAAGGAGACAGCAGCCAACGTGGCTGCCTCTGCCAAATCTGGAATGGAAAAGACCAAGGCCACTGTCCAAGAAAAG GGTGAGAGAATGACAGCACATGATCCAATTGAGAAGGACATGGCTACACAGAAGAAGGAAGAGAGGATACACCAAGCTGAGTGGAACAAGCAGGAAGCTAAGGAGCTTAATGCTGCAAACAAACAAGCCACTGCTGCCACTGGAACTGGAACTGGTACGCATTCGTATTCGACTACAGGCGTAACAGGACAGCCCACTGGAACTCATCAGATGTCTGCTTTGCCCGGACACGGAACAGGGCATCCTACTGGTCAGGTGGTTGAGGGTGTGGTTGGTTCTCATCCTATTGGAACCAACACCACTGCTGGCCACAATACTCGTGTTGGTGGCGGTGCCACTGATTATGGTACCGGAGGCGCTTACCGTTAA
- the LOC141712587 gene encoding protein EMSY-LIKE 3-like produces the protein MEYDLHNSSGTDDEIQPSHFDRVSVGGHYSGTRRFVPTPASYPRMQFDMESQIHQLEQEAYCSVLRAFKAQSDAISWEKEGLITELRKELRVSDDEHRELLSTVNTDDIICTIREWRKADESQTGMFNVSQPMHDLLPSPTVSASWKKQKTSQSGSLAFSRPVQGSHNLPAQPLPASSKWAPSFDAGGQKSRPGPQVPALSARYASTGPTPRGVSNGNATPSLFSMNTNAEVVRRDPLIGRKVMTRWPEDNNFYEAVITDYRPEEGRHALVYDRNTRKEAWEWVDLKEIPPEDIRWVDEDAGLSHQSGVGIQGPGDNNDIHGIYPNIGRGKGAMRDQNEKEFPLSENGVVKKASDEIEILHTDTLIKEVQKMFTTTHPSLLEIEKAKKMLKEHEQALMDVISKLGDAANGGSGAEQRSPHGQFVDVEQRWRSSLYGVNNHVPGSEAETRGERANGPVVGNGTLNQQDDDIIEI, from the exons ATGGAATATGACCTCCACAACAGCAGCG GTACTGATGATGAAATCCAACCATCACATTTTGATAGAGTTTCCGTAGGGGGTCATTATAGTGGAACGAGAAGGTTTGTACCAACTCCAGCCTCATATCCTAGGATGCAATTTGACATGGAATCCCAAATCCACCAGCTTGAGCAAGAAGCATACTGTTCAGTACTTCGGGCCTTCAAAGCGCAGTCTGATGCCATTTCATGG GAAAAAGAAGGTTTAATAACAGAACTTAGGAAAGAATTAAGGGTTTCGGATGATGAGCACAGGGAGCTACTCTCAACAGTTAATACTGACGATATCATTTGTACAATACGAGAGTGGAGAAAGGCTGATGAGTCCCAAACAGGCATGTTTAATGTGTCCCAACCTATGCATGATTTGCTACCCAGTCCAACAGTTTCAGCATCTTGGAAGAAGCAAAAGACATCTCAGTCGGGATCCCTTGCATTTAGCAGACCAGTGCAGGGTTCACACAATCTACCAGCACAGCCGTTACCTGCATCTTCAAAATGGGCACCTTCCTTTGATGCTGGAGGACAAAAGTCTAGACCT GGACCACAAGTGCCTGCTCTCTCGGCACGTTACGCATCTACAGGTCCAACTCCAAGGGGTGTTTCCAATGGGAATGCAACTCCATCCCTCTTTTCAATGAATACTAATGCTGAGGTAGTGAGACGTGATCCACTAATTGGAAGGAAAGTGATGACCAGATGGCCTGAAGACAACAACTTTTATGAGGCCGTCATTACAGATTACCGCCCCGAAGAG GGTCGGCATGCTCTGGTCTATGATAGAAATACCCGAAAAGAGGCTTGGGAATGGGTTGATCTCAAAGAG ATTCCTCCTGAAGACATTAGATGGGTGGATGAGGATGCAGGATTATCACATCAAAGTGGTGTTGGTATACAAGGACCTGGAGATAACAATGACATTCACGGAATTTATCCCAATATAGGAAGAGGAAAGGGGGCCATGAGGGATCAAAACGAGAAAGAATTTCCACTTTCAGAAAATGGTGTTGTGAAGAAGGCTTCggatgaaattgaaatacttcATACGGACACTCTAATAAAGGAG GTCCAAAAGATGTTTACTACAACTCATCCCAGTCTGCTTGAAATTGAGAAGGCAAAGAAAATGCTGAAG GAGCATGAGCAAGCACTAATGGATGTAATTTCAAAACTTGGAGATGCAGCCAATGGTGGAAGTG GTGCAGAGCAGAGATCACCACATGGTCAATTTGTGGATGTAGAGCAAAGATGGAGGAGTTCCCTGTACGGTGTGAACAACCATGTACCTGGATCTGAAGCTGAGACAAGGGGAGAAAGGGCAAATGGTCCTGTAGTGGGAAATGGGACTCTAAACCAGCAAGATGATGATATTATTGAAATATAA
- the LOC141712585 gene encoding delta(12)-fatty-acid desaturase FAD2-like, with amino-acid sequence MGAGGNMAATEDSGHRVKRARGSNVLPRAPHEKPNFTLRDLKKAIPPHCFERSLLHSLAYLIVDFIANYLMYFVASNYFHLLPYKLAYLAWPIYGFCQGCVMYGLWVIGHECGHHGFSDYQWVDDAIGLFTHSLILCPYYSFKITHRRHHANTSNLDREEAYVPQLKPDPNSWYWGIYGTSGRVGVLLFKVTLGWPSYLLFNMAGRGYNKFANHFYPYSPMYSARERIEILISNAGILAMLYALYLLTVAKGLSHTLLAYGIPLLVHNAFLVIVTCFQHTHPSLPRYDSSEWDWFRGALSTVDRDYGILNHVFHHVTDSHVVHHLLSTIPHYHSLEATEAIKPILGDYYQYDPTPWYKAMWREIRACLYVVPDEDEKNKGVYWFSNKTKYDD; translated from the coding sequence ATGGGTGCGGGTGGAAACATGGCAGCTACTGAGGATTCCGGTCATCGCGTGAAGAGGGCGAGGGGATCAAACGTTCTCCCACGAGCTCCTCACGAGAAGCCTAATTTTACATTAAGGGACTTGAAGAAGGCTATACCGCCACACTGTTTTGAACGATCACTTCTCCACTCATTGGCTTACCTTATTGTGGATTTCATCGCCAATTATCTTATGTACTTTGTGGCCTCCAATTACTTTCATCTACTTCCTTATAAACTAGCTTATCTTGCCTGGCCTATATATGGTTTTTGTCAAGGTTGTGTCATGTATGGACTTTGGGTCATTGGTCACGAATGTGGTCACCATGGCTTTAGCGACTATCAATGGGTTGACGACGCTATTGGTCTTTTTACTCATTCCCTCATCCTTTGTCCCTACTACTCCTTCAAGATCACCCATCGTCGCCACCACGCTAACACCTCCAACCTTGACCGTGAGGAGGCCTATGTGCCACAACTAAAACCTGATCCTAATTCATGGTACTGGGGAATTTATGGCACATCGGGTCGTGTTGGAGTGCTACTCTTTAAAGTCACATTAGGTTGGCCTTCATATCTTTTGTTCAACATGGCTGGAAGAGGTTACAACAAATTTGCCAACCACTTCTACCCATACAGTCCCATGTACTCAGCCCGTGAGCGTATCGAAATCTTGATCTCAAATGCTGGTATTCTTGCAATGCTTTATGCTCTGTATCTTTTAACTGTCGCCAAAGGTCTTTCCCACACACTTCTTGCATATGGGATTCCTTTACTAGTTCACAACGCTTTCCTTGTAATTGTCACATGCTTTCAACACACTCACCCTTCGTTGCCTCGCTACGATTCATCCGAATGGGACTGGTTCAGAGGAGCTCTTTCGACTGTCGACAGGGATTATGGAATCCTAAACCATGTGTTTCATCATGTAACAGATAGTCATGTAGTGCACCATTTGCTTTCCACTATACCTCATTATCATTCACTGGAGGCAACAGAGGCCATCAAACCGATATTGGGTGACTATTATCAGTATGATCCAACACCATGGTACAAGGCCATGTGGAGGGAGATCAGAGCATGTCTATATGTGGTACCTGATGAAGATGAGAAAAATAAAGGTGTTTATTGGTTCAGTAACAAGACCAAGTATGATGATTAG
- the LOC141712584 gene encoding delta(12) fatty acid desaturase FAD2-like: MGAGGRMSDPPSGKKTAAEALKRAPHEKPPFTIGDLKKAIPAHCFHKSLVTSFRYLIQDLLMAYALYYVATNYIDQYLPTPFNYLAWAAYIAVQGCVLTGAWVVGHECDHDAFSNYNWINDLVGLVVHSSLLVPYFSWKISHRRHHANTQSLENDEVYVPRFKSNIRNYYKLLNNPPGRVLVWLTTLLIGFPLYLMFNVSGHKYERWTSHYDPHSPLYSERERKEIIVSDIAILAVIYGLYKLVLAKGFAWVFCVYGGPLLVVNGWFVLITILNHTHPSLPYYDSTEWDWLRGALCTVDRDYGILNKVFHNVCNAHVCHHIFSMIPHYHGLEATEAMKPILGEYYQYDGTPILKAMYREMKECIYVEKDEGETKGVYWYRNKF, encoded by the coding sequence ATGGGTGCAGGTGGACGAATGTCGGATCCCCCGAGTGGGAAGAAGACAGCAGCAGAAGCGCTTAAACGTGCTCCCCATGAGAAACCTCCATTCACAATTGGGGACTTGAAGAAAGCAATTCCTGCTCATTGCTTTCACAAGTCTCTTGTTACGTCTTTCCGCTACCTTATTCAGGATCTCCTCATGGCCTATGCTCTTTACTATGTTGCTACCAACTATATAGACCAATATCTTCCAACTCCTTTCAATTACTTGGCTTGGGCCGCTTACATTGCTGTTCAAGGTTGTGTCCTCACCGGTGCTTGGGTTGTTGGTCACGAGTGCGACCACGATGCCTTCAGCAATTACAACTGGATCAATGACCTTGTTGGCCTTGTTgttcactcttctcttttggttcCTTATTTCTCCTGGAAAATTAGCCACCGTCGTCACCATGCAAATACCCAATCTCTTGAAAATGACGAGGTTTATGTCCCACGATTCAAGTCCAATATTCGTAACTATTACAAGTTGCTTAACAACCCACCTGGCAGAGTCCTTGTGTGGCTTACCACACTTCTCATAGGCTTTCCATTGTACTTGATGTTCAATGTGTCCGGACACAAATACGAAAGGTGGACTTCCCACTACGATCCCCACAGCCCACTTTACTCAGAACGCGAGCGCAAGGAAATCATTGTCTCTGACATTGCTATTCTTGCTGTCATTTACGGACTATACAAACTCGTGTTGGCCAAAGGATTTGCATGGGTGTTCTGTGTTTACGGAGGTCCACTTCTAGTTGTTAACGGATGGTTTGTGTTGATCACCATATTGAACCACACTCACCCTTCATTGCCATACTATGACTCCACCGAGTGGGACTGGTTGAGAGGAGCTCTTTGCACAGTTGACAGAGATTACGGGATCTTGAACAAGGTGTTCCACAATGTCTGCAATGCTCATGTCTGTCACCACATTTTCTCCATGATCCCACATTATCACGGACTCGAAGCCACTGAAGCAATGAAGCCAATACTTGGAGAGTACTACCAATATGATGGAACTCCGATCCTCAAAGCAATGTATAGAGAAATGAAAGAGTGCATTTACGTGGAGAAAGATGAAGGCGAGACCAAGGGAGTCTACTGGTATAGAAACAAGTTTTAA